Proteins found in one Nitrosopumilus maritimus SCM1 genomic segment:
- a CDS encoding PEFG-CTERM sorting domain-containing protein, which translates to MKSKTVLLAIMTVVISTGSINAFADHPQTEISVAPGANLPGCETADECLVSSEVTVNVGGEVIWTNNAESNTTISSGNPDDGPDGMFDSGLLGPGESFTHTFDEPGEYSYFSMIHPWIQGVVIVQESGDHDEHSDEHGDEHSDEMMMPEGDATAMGMLSDGTMVSIWTSVPTAGEAMEISIEFKDAEHVNHDIMVTQNGDEVLHDEGAHHHEGTGMHMTAPLSSADPVDITITFQGYGIDEKTGPIGEEVVFTNVVPEFGTIAMMILAVAIISIVAVTAKSRVVPRF; encoded by the coding sequence ATGAAATCAAAAACAGTTCTATTGGCAATCATGACTGTGGTTATTAGTACTGGAAGCATCAATGCTTTTGCAGATCATCCTCAAACTGAGATCTCTGTTGCTCCTGGCGCTAACCTCCCTGGTTGTGAAACTGCTGATGAATGTCTTGTTTCTTCTGAGGTTACAGTTAATGTTGGAGGAGAAGTGATTTGGACAAACAATGCTGAATCAAATACTACAATTTCAAGTGGAAATCCTGATGATGGACCTGATGGTATGTTTGATTCTGGATTACTTGGTCCTGGAGAAAGCTTTACCCATACATTTGATGAACCTGGAGAATACTCTTACTTTTCAATGATTCATCCTTGGATTCAAGGTGTAGTTATTGTACAAGAATCAGGAGATCATGACGAACACAGTGACGAGCACGGTGATGAACACAGTGACGAAATGATGATGCCAGAAGGTGATGCAACTGCAATGGGTATGCTATCTGATGGTACAATGGTTTCAATTTGGACTTCAGTCCCAACTGCAGGTGAAGCAATGGAAATTTCTATTGAGTTCAAAGATGCAGAACATGTTAATCATGACATAATGGTTACACAAAACGGTGATGAAGTTTTGCACGATGAAGGTGCACATCATCATGAAGGCACTGGCATGCATATGACTGCACCCCTAAGTTCTGCTGACCCAGTAGACATTACTATCACCTTCCAAGGTTATGGTATTGACGAAAAGACAGGACCAATTGGTGAAGAAGTAGTATTCACAAACGTTGTTCCAGAATTTGGTACAATTGCAATGATGATACTAGCTGTTGCAATCATAAGCATCGTAGCAGTCACTGCAAAATCTAGAGTAGTTCCAAGATTTTAG
- a CDS encoding universal stress protein, with protein MEKILIPFDGSGYSQKAFDKALEIAEKFASKLIVTTVLQSKVSESAGISLERMQEIQDEETDTATAMLKELESQANAKNVPFSLEVIHNPSPSDGIVSFAEKNNVDLIVIGSHGRTGFRKLVLGSVANGVVAQAKCPVLITKGTE; from the coding sequence TTGGAAAAGATTTTGATTCCGTTTGATGGTTCAGGCTATTCTCAAAAGGCTTTTGATAAAGCATTGGAGATTGCCGAAAAATTTGCATCAAAACTTATCGTTACCACTGTTCTGCAATCCAAAGTGTCAGAATCTGCGGGTATTTCACTTGAAAGAATGCAGGAGATTCAAGATGAAGAGACAGACACTGCAACAGCTATGCTAAAAGAACTAGAATCACAAGCAAATGCCAAAAATGTACCATTTTCACTGGAAGTTATTCACAACCCTTCGCCTTCTGATGGAATAGTATCTTTTGCTGAAAAGAACAATGTTGATCTTATTGTAATTGGTTCTCATGGAAGAACTGGTTTTAGAAAGCTTGTATTGGGAAGTGTTGCAAACGGAGTAGTCGCACAAGCTAAATGCCCTGTATTGATAACTAAAGGAACAGAATAA
- a CDS encoding rhodanese-like domain-containing protein → MNKVIPVGIGIAVIVVIAMAAGFIGYEVEPTPSAIPIDQPFSISSSELEQQMTLDPNLVVIDMRNSNSYVDGHIAGSSVDVMEGATLDKRIKTMFGRIPEVTQNMHVVLVGDSQSSALNSAQIMNDAGIKTSFLVDGIQSWDENLSTKMTPTVTSSEELYEQLQNQDDVYLLDVREPSELEVTMISGSKNIPLADIFIEENLSEIPTDKPVVIICGSGNRATIATYELAQHGIDFQVLEGGIIAWDAYLDENNLPKH, encoded by the coding sequence TTGAATAAAGTAATACCTGTAGGAATTGGAATTGCTGTAATTGTGGTAATTGCAATGGCTGCAGGATTTATCGGATATGAAGTTGAACCAACTCCTTCAGCAATCCCTATTGATCAACCATTTTCAATATCCTCAAGTGAACTAGAACAACAAATGACACTTGATCCTAATCTAGTAGTAATTGATATGCGGAATTCAAACTCATATGTGGATGGACATATTGCAGGTTCTTCAGTTGATGTAATGGAAGGTGCAACACTTGATAAGAGAATCAAAACAATGTTTGGCAGAATTCCTGAAGTAACACAAAATATGCATGTCGTTCTTGTTGGAGATTCCCAAAGTAGTGCATTAAACTCAGCACAAATTATGAATGATGCAGGAATTAAAACCTCTTTTCTTGTTGATGGGATACAGTCTTGGGATGAAAACCTTTCAACAAAGATGACTCCAACTGTAACCTCTTCAGAAGAACTCTATGAACAATTACAAAATCAAGATGACGTTTATCTTCTTGATGTACGAGAACCTTCTGAATTAGAAGTTACCATGATTTCAGGAAGCAAAAACATTCCATTAGCAGATATCTTTATTGAAGAAAATTTGTCTGAAATCCCAACTGATAAACCAGTAGTAATTATTTGTGGTTCTGGCAATCGTGCAACCATAGCAACATACGAGTTGGCACAACATGGAATTGACTTTCAGGTTTTAGAAGGTGGCATCATTGCATGGGATGCATATCTGGATGAAAACAATCTGCCTAAACACTGA
- a CDS encoding winged helix-turn-helix transcriptional regulator: protein MDRKTKILKIIQANPGIHVRGVIKESSFENGVVTHYLRQLTEDGVVRTQKRSRYHRYYPVDVEEKEFPVIRNMRKPTKKEILFRIMVEGNPSFKDLTLKIDKSPSTISWNVSELVKEGVVEKCKKDGKQCYRVKDKELFKKTFKKEFTKLFDEKLEHSEDIFLAL from the coding sequence TTGGATAGAAAGACAAAGATTCTAAAAATTATTCAAGCAAATCCTGGAATCCATGTTAGGGGAGTGATAAAAGAGTCTAGTTTTGAAAATGGTGTAGTTACACATTATTTGAGACAGTTAACAGAAGATGGAGTCGTAAGGACACAGAAACGTTCTAGATATCATAGGTACTATCCAGTAGATGTTGAAGAAAAAGAGTTCCCAGTAATTAGGAATATGCGCAAGCCAACAAAAAAAGAGATACTCTTTAGAATTATGGTAGAAGGTAATCCATCATTCAAAGATCTTACCCTAAAAATTGACAAAAGTCCTTCAACAATATCCTGGAATGTATCTGAACTTGTGAAAGAAGGAGTAGTTGAGAAATGCAAAAAAGATGGCAAGCAATGTTACAGGGTAAAAGACAAAGAACTTTTCAAAAAAACATTCAAAAAAGAATTCACTAAATTATTTGATGAAAAACTAGAGCACTCTGAAGATATCTTTTTGGCATTATAG
- a CDS encoding DsrE family protein — MKGYLKYSLSIPVFAAVFLLAVTALPAQEQPADAYARTVMVHITSDENHRVLMGVQHAKAMLDSGKNVAVLLDVDGVKAGVNQPDSNLSASNDLLQQFLADGGRVIACQHCVGMAGFSMSDMLPGVEIDSHPNMPKMQRLIDSGAVILDY, encoded by the coding sequence ATGAAAGGATATCTAAAATATTCACTGTCTATTCCAGTGTTTGCAGCAGTATTTCTGCTTGCAGTAACTGCATTGCCAGCACAAGAACAACCTGCTGATGCATATGCAAGAACAGTAATGGTCCACATTACATCTGATGAGAATCACAGGGTATTGATGGGGGTTCAACATGCAAAGGCAATGCTAGATAGTGGAAAAAATGTTGCAGTTCTACTTGATGTAGATGGCGTAAAAGCAGGGGTTAATCAACCAGACTCAAATCTATCTGCATCCAATGATCTTCTACAGCAATTTCTTGCAGACGGTGGAAGAGTAATTGCATGTCAGCACTGTGTTGGCATGGCAGGTTTCAGTATGAGTGATATGCTCCCAGGAGTTGAAATTGATTCACATCCAAACATGCCTAAAATGCAGAGATTGATTGATTCAGGTGCAGTAATCTTAGATTACTAA
- a CDS encoding winged helix-turn-helix transcriptional regulator yields the protein MSDRESMLTEIIHKNPGLHYSEIIRVSGLKNGVLSYYLTKLESNGTIKIEREKNKTRFFTPTITHEEIRIIVFLRKETSRRILSVLSDSDGLKFKRIVEKVGKSAPTISQNLSKLIASDLVVLKLENSEKKYYLKRNSTLKKLIKKCQINNSYK from the coding sequence GTGTCTGATAGAGAATCTATGCTAACTGAAATAATTCATAAAAACCCTGGATTACACTATAGTGAGATAATTCGAGTATCTGGATTAAAGAACGGTGTTCTTTCTTACTATTTGACTAAACTAGAATCAAATGGAACAATCAAAATTGAACGTGAAAAAAACAAAACTAGATTTTTTACGCCTACAATCACGCATGAGGAAATCCGGATTATTGTTTTTTTAAGAAAAGAAACATCACGACGTATTTTGTCTGTACTAAGTGATTCAGATGGTCTCAAATTCAAAAGAATTGTAGAAAAGGTGGGAAAATCTGCACCAACTATTTCTCAGAATTTATCTAAACTAATAGCGTCTGATTTAGTGGTTTTGAAACTTGAAAATTCTGAAAAAAAATATTATCTTAAAAGAAATTCTACGCTGAAAAAATTAATTAAAAAATGTCAAATCAATAATTCTTACAAATAA
- a CDS encoding DUF6659 family protein: protein MSSDEITKFEQSCQKILELPKIRFVGVINNMGSKIAGNFKEGVTSFLPDKENRRMYVQLMLEYMMRKDFDEKLGSIDYIVSRRTNVTMISIPTKEYLVLISAERDANAQDIVREVNSAFTSLPDVKP, encoded by the coding sequence ATGTCTTCTGATGAAATTACAAAATTTGAGCAATCTTGTCAGAAAATTCTAGAATTGCCCAAAATTCGATTTGTTGGTGTGATAAACAATATGGGCAGCAAAATTGCAGGCAATTTTAAAGAAGGTGTAACATCTTTTCTTCCTGATAAGGAAAATCGTAGAATGTATGTTCAATTAATGCTAGAATATATGATGCGAAAAGATTTTGATGAAAAATTAGGTTCTATTGATTACATTGTTTCAAGACGTACTAATGTCACTATGATCAGCATTCCAACTAAAGAATATCTTGTATTGATATCTGCAGAACGAGATGCCAACGCTCAAGATATAGTTCGAGAAGTAAATTCTGCATTTACTTCACTTCCAGATGTTAAACCCTAG
- a CDS encoding ABC transporter permease, with protein sequence MAKNYTPHRIAFYIGIIAVWQITAMTGLWPDNVFPSPYEVAEDLAYGAADGSLFYGIATSMWRLAVGLAIAIAGGIVLGIFMARVEVVNQTVGSLVLGLQSIPSIAWVPLAILWFGLTDAGIIFVTAIGAIFAVTINTYTGVKNINPHFIEAARNMGAKGSQLVTAVLIPAAFPYMISGFKQGWAFAWRGVIGAEILFSFLGLGFLLNAGRSLNDVSQVIAIMLVIMGIGLAVDGVVFKKLEDKVMSRWGLR encoded by the coding sequence ATGGCAAAGAATTACACCCCTCACAGAATTGCATTTTACATTGGTATTATCGCTGTTTGGCAAATAACTGCAATGACTGGACTTTGGCCTGATAATGTTTTTCCATCTCCATATGAGGTAGCTGAAGACTTGGCATATGGTGCAGCTGATGGAAGCTTGTTTTATGGTATTGCAACTAGTATGTGGAGATTGGCAGTTGGACTTGCAATTGCAATTGCTGGTGGCATTGTTTTAGGAATTTTCATGGCAAGAGTTGAAGTTGTAAATCAAACTGTTGGTTCTTTGGTATTGGGCTTACAATCAATTCCATCAATTGCATGGGTGCCACTTGCAATTCTTTGGTTTGGTTTGACTGATGCAGGAATTATCTTTGTTACTGCAATTGGTGCAATCTTTGCTGTAACCATTAACACCTACACTGGTGTCAAAAACATCAATCCTCACTTTATTGAAGCTGCAAGAAATATGGGTGCAAAGGGCAGTCAGCTAGTTACTGCTGTGCTGATCCCAGCTGCATTTCCATACATGATTTCAGGCTTTAAGCAAGGCTGGGCCTTTGCTTGGAGAGGTGTAATTGGTGCTGAAATTCTGTTTTCATTCCTAGGACTGGGCTTTTTGCTCAATGCAGGACGTTCACTAAATGATGTTTCTCAAGTAATTGCAATAATGCTTGTAATCATGGGAATCGGACTTGCAGTAGATGGTGTTGTCTTTAAGAAATTAGAAGACAAGGTAATGTCCAGATGGGGATTACGTTAA
- a CDS encoding ABC transporter ATP-binding protein: protein MTKLEAKNIVKYFSHDSHKLKALGGVDLKVESGDFVCLIGPSGCGKSTFLRIVAGLEKPDEGQILFDGRPVSETGPERIMVFQEGALFPWLTVQDNVEFGLKMAGIPKEERAKISHRYLDMMQLTKFTDSYTYQLSTGMKQRVAIARALVMDPDVLLMDEPFAALDAQTRDLLLVEMQLIWEKTKKTILFVTHSVAEAAVLGTKVAVFSNRPSTIKKEVENDFPRPRVSEDESLLKFQQDLLSELRPEVKKNKQ, encoded by the coding sequence ATGACCAAACTAGAGGCCAAAAATATTGTAAAGTACTTTAGCCATGATTCTCACAAGCTCAAGGCTCTAGGTGGAGTAGACCTCAAAGTAGAGTCTGGTGACTTTGTATGTTTGATTGGGCCCTCTGGATGTGGAAAGTCGACATTTTTGCGCATAGTTGCAGGCTTGGAAAAGCCTGATGAGGGTCAAATTCTCTTTGATGGCCGTCCTGTAAGTGAGACTGGACCTGAAAGAATCATGGTCTTCCAAGAAGGTGCATTGTTTCCGTGGCTTACAGTCCAAGACAACGTAGAGTTTGGACTAAAGATGGCCGGAATTCCAAAAGAAGAACGTGCAAAGATATCTCACAGATATCTTGACATGATGCAATTAACAAAATTCACTGATTCGTACACTTACCAACTTTCAACAGGAATGAAACAACGTGTAGCAATAGCAAGAGCTCTTGTGATGGATCCTGACGTATTACTAATGGATGAACCATTTGCAGCACTTGATGCACAAACTCGTGATTTGTTGTTAGTTGAGATGCAGTTGATCTGGGAGAAAACAAAAAAGACTATTCTGTTTGTAACTCATAGTGTTGCAGAAGCTGCAGTACTTGGAACCAAAGTTGCTGTTTTTAGTAACCGTCCATCAACAATCAAAAAAGAAGTTGAAAATGATTTTCCTAGACCAAGAGTTTCTGAAGATGAATCATTATTAAAATTCCAACAAGACTTGCTATCTGAACTAAGACCTGAGGTAAAGAAAAACAAACAGTGA
- a CDS encoding ABC transporter substrate-binding protein, with the protein MKIRSVIAAGIGAIIVFSALGIALSSSDTTYENKIRIAYFPNIGHAIPIVGMEKGFFAEHLGDDVKIETKVFDSGPQAIESLFANSIDIAYVGPGPAINGFLNSNNQNVKILAGAASGGASFIVHPDSEINTADDFAGKKIAAPQIGNTQDVSLRHFLAENQLKPAEKGGNVVVYNIPNPDIYTLFVKGDIDGAWVAEPWATILETELDGKRLFHEEELWPDKEFASVLLIGNVDYIDKNSVVWADYIRAHHETQIWIESNPIETRNVFNDFLDSYLGQSLSDDVVDVALSNIMITADPKPNSVVSFAEKADTLGYLGRNGYDLSGIFYSFDTNSLEEAST; encoded by the coding sequence ATGAAAATTCGTTCGGTAATTGCTGCAGGAATTGGGGCAATTATCGTATTTTCTGCACTTGGAATTGCTCTTAGCTCTAGTGATACTACCTATGAAAATAAAATTCGGATTGCTTACTTTCCAAACATTGGCCATGCCATTCCAATTGTAGGGATGGAAAAAGGATTCTTTGCAGAGCATCTTGGTGATGATGTAAAGATTGAAACCAAAGTTTTTGATAGCGGACCTCAAGCAATAGAATCTCTATTTGCAAACTCTATTGACATTGCATATGTCGGTCCTGGACCTGCAATTAATGGATTTTTGAATTCTAATAATCAAAATGTAAAAATTCTTGCTGGCGCTGCAAGCGGTGGTGCAAGTTTCATTGTACATCCTGATTCTGAAATAAACACTGCAGATGACTTTGCAGGAAAAAAGATTGCTGCCCCTCAAATTGGAAACACACAAGATGTTTCACTGCGTCATTTTTTGGCTGAAAACCAACTAAAGCCAGCTGAGAAAGGTGGAAACGTTGTTGTATATAATATTCCAAACCCTGACATCTATACTTTGTTTGTAAAAGGTGACATTGATGGTGCATGGGTTGCAGAACCTTGGGCAACAATTTTAGAAACCGAACTTGATGGAAAAAGATTATTCCATGAAGAAGAACTTTGGCCTGACAAAGAGTTTGCATCTGTTCTCTTAATTGGAAATGTAGATTACATTGATAAAAACAGTGTAGTATGGGCTGACTATATTCGTGCACATCATGAAACGCAAATTTGGATTGAATCAAATCCTATAGAAACTAGAAATGTTTTCAATGACTTTCTTGATTCTTACTTGGGACAATCACTTTCTGATGATGTTGTAGATGTTGCACTATCCAACATTATGATAACTGCAGATCCAAAACCAAACTCTGTGGTCTCATTTGCTGAAAAAGCAGATACTTTGGGATATCTTGGAAGAAATGGATATGATTTGTCTGGAATTTTTTACAGCTTTGATACAAATTCTCTAGAGGAGGCCAGCACGTAA
- a CDS encoding argininosuccinate synthase — protein MTQKGILAFSGGLDTSVVVKYLQDEHDMDVITVTVDVGQGDDNKKIAAKAKKLGVKKHYNIDARKEFVKDYIFPSIKANALYQKKYCLATALARPLIAEKVLEIAKKEKVTSLAHGCSGKGNDQVRFDITLRSGSNLPIIAPIRDKNLDRVTELKFAKKHGIEIDTVAKKFSIDQNLWGRAIEGGVLEDPYNEPPDDAFIWVKTKNLPDKPTYLEIKFEKGIPVGVDGKTMDGQKLIEYINKKAGDAGVGIVDHIEDRVVGIKSREVYETPAATCLIEAHSDLEKMVHTKHENKFKSIIDDEWAYLAYSGLWQDPLKSDLDGFIEASQKPVTGTVKLKLYKGSLRVVGRKSKNSLYSHEIATYGTESTFDQRLAKGFVELWGMQSTEANKLQKKRSTKI, from the coding sequence ATGACTCAAAAAGGAATTCTTGCATTCTCTGGAGGACTAGATACTTCAGTTGTTGTAAAGTATCTACAAGACGAACATGACATGGATGTCATCACAGTTACAGTAGATGTTGGACAAGGTGATGACAATAAAAAAATTGCAGCAAAAGCAAAAAAGCTTGGAGTAAAAAAACACTATAACATTGATGCAAGAAAAGAGTTTGTCAAAGATTACATTTTTCCATCAATTAAAGCAAATGCACTTTATCAAAAGAAATATTGTCTTGCAACAGCACTTGCAAGACCACTAATTGCTGAAAAAGTTTTAGAGATTGCAAAAAAAGAAAAAGTTACATCTTTAGCTCATGGTTGTTCAGGAAAAGGAAACGACCAAGTACGTTTTGACATTACACTACGTTCTGGTTCTAACTTACCAATCATTGCACCAATTCGTGACAAAAACTTGGACAGAGTTACAGAATTAAAGTTTGCAAAGAAACACGGAATAGAGATTGATACTGTAGCAAAAAAGTTTAGTATTGATCAAAACTTGTGGGGCCGTGCAATCGAAGGCGGTGTACTAGAAGATCCATACAACGAACCACCTGATGATGCATTCATTTGGGTAAAGACAAAAAATTTGCCAGATAAACCAACATACTTGGAGATCAAATTCGAAAAAGGAATTCCTGTTGGGGTTGATGGAAAAACAATGGATGGTCAAAAACTAATAGAGTACATCAACAAAAAGGCAGGAGATGCAGGAGTTGGAATTGTTGATCATATTGAAGACAGGGTTGTCGGAATAAAGTCGAGAGAGGTCTATGAGACACCAGCTGCTACTTGTTTGATTGAAGCCCATTCAGACTTGGAAAAGATGGTCCACACAAAACACGAAAACAAGTTCAAATCAATAATTGATGATGAGTGGGCATACCTAGCATATTCAGGATTGTGGCAAGACCCACTAAAGTCAGATTTAGACGGATTTATCGAGGCATCCCAAAAGCCAGTTACAGGAACAGTCAAGCTAAAGTTGTACAAAGGAAGTCTAAGAGTGGTTGGAAGAAAGTCCAAGAACTCACTTTACAGCCATGAGATTGCCACATATGGTACAGAATCCACATTTGACCAAAGATTGGCCAAAGGATTTGTAGAATTGTGGGGAATGCAATCAACAGAAGCTAATAAATTACAAAAGAAAAGGTCAACAAAAATATGA
- the lysW/argW gene encoding alpha-aminoadipate/glutamate carrier protein LysW produces MNCPECDATLNIPDDAAVGEIVSCPDCGADFEIAKKDGSNVELKQAESVGEDWGE; encoded by the coding sequence ATGAACTGCCCAGAATGTGACGCAACACTAAACATCCCAGATGATGCCGCAGTAGGAGAAATTGTCTCCTGTCCTGATTGTGGTGCTGACTTTGAAATCGCAAAAAAAGACGGATCAAATGTTGAGCTTAAACAAGCAGAAAGCGTAGGCGAAGACTGGGGAGAGTAA
- the lysX gene encoding lysine biosynthesis protein LysX, with protein MSKVCIVFDRLRAEEKMLQKEASELGHDTVMLDAKITQVNTDSKKEDFDLGDVVLERCVSYFRGLHFTASLEFMDIPVLNKFDVASICGNKMFMTLLLKKAGVPTPKTYFSFTSESAAENLEKAGYPLVIKPVIGSWGRGVMPIKDRDTFDAISEIRDITDSPHDRIYYLQELVERPPRDIRVITVGDEPVAAMYRKSSGGFKTNIALGADPELCEITKEMEDMAAKASKAMGGGILGIDMMEDEKNGLVVHEVNNTVEFKGLARVAQRNIPKEMVEFALNYVRK; from the coding sequence ATGTCAAAAGTCTGTATTGTGTTTGATCGCCTAAGAGCGGAAGAGAAGATGCTTCAAAAGGAAGCATCTGAACTTGGACATGATACTGTAATGCTAGATGCAAAGATTACTCAAGTCAACACAGATAGTAAAAAAGAAGATTTTGATTTGGGAGATGTTGTTTTAGAAAGATGTGTAAGTTACTTTAGAGGATTACACTTTACTGCAAGTCTTGAGTTTATGGACATTCCTGTTCTAAACAAATTTGATGTTGCAAGTATTTGTGGAAATAAAATGTTCATGACATTGCTTTTGAAAAAAGCAGGAGTACCAACACCAAAGACGTATTTTTCATTTACAAGTGAAAGTGCAGCTGAGAATTTAGAAAAAGCTGGATATCCACTAGTAATCAAACCAGTAATTGGTAGTTGGGGAAGAGGAGTGATGCCAATTAAAGACAGAGATACGTTTGATGCAATTTCTGAAATCAGAGATATTACAGATAGTCCACATGATAGAATTTACTATTTGCAGGAATTAGTAGAAAGACCACCTAGAGATATTCGAGTAATTACTGTTGGAGATGAGCCTGTTGCAGCAATGTACAGAAAGTCTTCAGGAGGATTCAAGACAAACATTGCACTTGGTGCCGATCCAGAACTTTGTGAGATCACAAAAGAGATGGAAGATATGGCAGCAAAAGCATCAAAAGCAATGGGAGGAGGAATCCTAGGAATAGACATGATGGAAGATGAAAAGAATGGCCTAGTTGTTCATGAAGTCAACAATACAGTAGAATTCAAAGGATTAGCAAGAGTTGCACAACGAAATATACCAAAAGAGATGGTAGAATTCGCTCTAAACTACGTTAGGAAATAA
- the argC gene encoding N-acetyl-gamma-glutamyl-phosphate reductase, translating to MKVGVVGASGYVGGETLRLLVNHPNVEITMVTSRQHVGEYLHRVQPSLKGFTDLTFSELDYDKLTDKCDLVFTAVPHGTATEIVKALYDRGIKIIDLSADYRLHDQDAYDKWYGWEHPHPDYLNKSVFGVPELHREEIKKAQLVSCPGCMAVTSMLALAPLIRNNIIDTDHIVVDSKIGSSGAGSGSGTAHAMRAGVIRPYKPAKHRHTGEIEQELSEIAGKKIHVSMSPHAVDVVRGILCTNHTFMQKDMEEKELWKLYRQTYGEEKFVRLIRDKKGLYKFPDPKFLVGSNFCDIGFDLDEDNNRLIALSASDNLMKGAAGSAIQNMNVMCGFDEMDGLRYTPLTPV from the coding sequence ATGAAAGTAGGTGTTGTAGGAGCATCAGGATATGTCGGCGGAGAGACACTACGTCTTTTGGTCAATCATCCAAATGTAGAGATCACAATGGTCACATCAAGACAGCATGTTGGAGAATATCTACACAGAGTTCAACCAAGTTTGAAGGGTTTTACCGATCTGACTTTCTCAGAATTAGATTATGATAAATTAACTGACAAATGTGATTTGGTTTTCACAGCAGTACCACATGGAACTGCCACTGAAATTGTAAAAGCATTGTATGACAGAGGTATCAAAATTATTGATTTGAGTGCAGATTACAGATTACATGATCAAGATGCATATGACAAATGGTATGGTTGGGAACATCCACATCCAGATTATTTGAACAAATCAGTTTTCGGTGTACCAGAATTACACAGAGAAGAAATCAAAAAAGCACAACTTGTTTCATGTCCAGGATGTATGGCAGTAACATCAATGCTAGCACTTGCTCCATTAATTAGAAACAACATTATTGATACAGACCACATTGTAGTAGATTCTAAAATTGGTTCATCAGGTGCAGGTTCTGGTTCAGGAACTGCACACGCAATGAGAGCAGGAGTAATCAGACCATACAAACCAGCAAAACACAGACACACTGGTGAGATTGAGCAAGAGCTCAGTGAGATTGCAGGAAAGAAGATTCATGTTTCAATGAGTCCACATGCAGTAGATGTTGTACGTGGAATTCTTTGTACAAACCACACATTCATGCAAAAAGACATGGAAGAAAAAGAGTTGTGGAAATTATATCGTCAAACTTATGGTGAAGAGAAATTTGTCAGATTAATTCGAGACAAAAAAGGATTATACAAATTCCCAGATCCAAAATTCTTGGTTGGTTCAAACTTTTGTGATATAGGATTTGATTTAGACGAAGACAATAATAGATTAATTGCATTATCTGCATCAGACAACTTGATGAAAGGTGCAGCAGGCTCTGCCATCCAAAACATGAACGTAATGTGTGGTTTTGATGAAATGGATGGACTAAGATATACCCCACTAACACCTGTTTAG